The proteins below come from a single Nostoc sp. KVJ3 genomic window:
- a CDS encoding agenet domain-containing protein — protein MKNKVLFGAIFLTTWVGTLIPGALAASPCSVGQKAEVLWKEKWYPATVLKVKNDNCYITYEGYSSSWNEWVGTERFRASFGVGDAVRILWKGKWYKGQVLEVNNDLYKITYDGYDSSWDEWVEPSRVSR, from the coding sequence ATGAAAAATAAAGTATTGTTTGGTGCTATATTTCTGACAACTTGGGTAGGAACATTAATTCCCGGTGCTTTAGCTGCCTCACCCTGTTCTGTAGGACAAAAGGCTGAGGTTCTTTGGAAGGAAAAATGGTATCCAGCAACGGTACTTAAGGTTAAGAATGATAATTGCTATATTACTTATGAAGGTTATAGTAGTTCCTGGAATGAATGGGTTGGCACTGAACGCTTTCGGGCATCATTTGGAGTTGGAGATGCAGTGAGAATTTTGTGGAAAGGGAAATGGTATAAAGGGCAGGTTTTAGAAGTTAATAACGATCTTTATAAAATTACTTATGATGGCTACGATAGCTCTTGGGATGAGTGGGTTGAACCTTCTAGAGTAAGTAGATAG